A region from the Sutcliffiella horikoshii genome encodes:
- a CDS encoding adenine phosphoribosyltransferase, whose translation MDLKKFVTIVPDWPKPGIQFKDITTLMDNGDAYRYATDQIVEYARDKEVDLIVGPEARGFIIGCPVAYSLGVGFAPVRKEGKLPREVARVEYGLEYGKDVLTIHRDAIKPGQRVLITDDLLATGGTIEATIKLVEELGGVVAGIAFLIELSYLDGRSKLDGFDILTLMKY comes from the coding sequence ATGGATTTAAAGAAATTCGTAACAATCGTTCCTGATTGGCCAAAACCTGGTATACAGTTCAAGGATATTACAACGTTAATGGACAATGGTGATGCATACCGTTATGCAACAGACCAAATCGTTGAATATGCTCGCGATAAAGAAGTAGATCTAATTGTTGGACCGGAAGCACGTGGATTCATCATTGGTTGTCCGGTAGCTTACTCTTTAGGAGTTGGTTTTGCGCCGGTTCGTAAAGAAGGGAAACTTCCACGTGAAGTAGCTCGTGTTGAATACGGTTTGGAGTACGGTAAAGATGTACTGACTATCCATAGAGATGCGATCAAGCCTGGTCAACGCGTATTGATTACAGATGATCTACTTGCAACAGGTGGTACAATCGAAGCGACAATCAAGCTTGTTGAAGAGCTTGGCGGAGTAGTTGCAGGTATTGCATTCCTTATCGAGCTATCCTACTTGGATGGACGCAGCAAACTAGACGGATTCGATATTCTTACATTAATGAAATATTAA
- the recJ gene encoding single-stranded-DNA-specific exonuclease RecJ gives MLASKSRWNVNESSMEQVEQLAQSLDIAPLIASLLVNRGFDTIDAAKEFLYTNDQEFHDPFLMEDMDKLVERVNQAIAKEEKILVFGDYDADGVSSTTVMVTALREIGALVDFYIPNRFTEGYGPNENAFKQAKENGYSVIITVDTGISAINEAKVAKELGLDLIITDHHEPGPELPDAFAIIHPKKETCSYPFDDLAGVGVAYKVAHALLGKNPEHLLDVAAIGTIADLVPLVGENRLLASKGIKKMQQTTRVGLKALLQKCGVELHTVTEETVGFSIGPRINAVGRLDNADPAVHLLMTNDPEEAKMLAEEMESYNKERQQIVTQITEEAIQQVEEKYPPEDNGFIIVEGNNWNAGVIGIVASRLVDRFYRPTIVLSLDEDKGLAKGSARSIAGFDLFENLSECRDILPHFGGHPMAAGMTLKIEDVNELRQRMNQKALEILTDEDFTPITDVDIECKVEEVTLATIEQLEMLAPFGVSNPKPKVLVKGVLPQQIRQIGNKSNHLKLVIEQDGSSLDCVGFGFGETYHHVSPGASLDVLGELSINEWNNFRKPQLFLKDIRVTDWQLFDIRSIKQLNQTLNGIDKTKLHILYFNESTLEEINLHADLRPYANMVTNDTKEDLTGKYVVILDIPSEEALLSNLLENSTPERIYASFYQKENHFFSTIPTREHFKWFYALLAKKGSFDLRKHAEDIAKHRGWSKETVDFISQVFFDLEFVTIDKGFIALNHAAKKRDFEESPTYRKKQQQVMLENLFLYSSYKQLKVWFDQHLTKQCTVHS, from the coding sequence TTGTTAGCTTCTAAATCAAGATGGAATGTAAATGAATCGAGTATGGAACAGGTTGAGCAATTAGCGCAGTCTTTAGATATTGCCCCTCTTATTGCTTCCCTTTTGGTAAACAGAGGGTTTGACACGATAGATGCAGCAAAAGAATTTTTATATACAAATGATCAAGAGTTTCATGATCCTTTTTTAATGGAGGATATGGACAAGCTCGTGGAGAGAGTAAATCAAGCGATTGCAAAGGAAGAGAAGATCCTTGTGTTTGGCGACTATGATGCAGATGGAGTCAGCAGTACCACCGTTATGGTGACTGCGTTACGAGAAATCGGTGCACTGGTTGATTTTTATATCCCAAACCGTTTTACAGAGGGCTATGGGCCAAATGAAAATGCCTTCAAACAAGCAAAAGAAAATGGATATTCTGTTATTATCACAGTCGACACAGGAATCTCTGCCATCAATGAAGCAAAAGTGGCAAAAGAACTAGGGTTGGACCTTATCATCACCGATCACCATGAGCCTGGACCAGAATTGCCTGATGCTTTTGCGATCATTCACCCGAAAAAAGAAACTTGCTCTTACCCGTTTGATGACCTTGCTGGTGTTGGTGTTGCCTACAAGGTCGCACATGCACTCCTCGGAAAAAATCCGGAGCACCTCCTTGATGTGGCAGCCATCGGAACCATTGCCGATTTGGTCCCGTTAGTCGGGGAGAACAGACTGCTTGCCTCTAAAGGAATCAAAAAGATGCAACAGACCACACGTGTCGGTTTAAAGGCGCTTCTTCAAAAATGCGGAGTGGAATTGCATACGGTAACAGAAGAGACAGTAGGGTTTTCGATCGGACCGAGAATCAATGCGGTAGGGCGACTGGACAATGCAGACCCGGCAGTTCATCTTCTTATGACAAATGATCCTGAAGAAGCCAAAATGCTTGCAGAGGAAATGGAAAGTTACAACAAAGAGAGACAGCAAATTGTGACCCAGATTACCGAAGAAGCCATTCAACAGGTGGAAGAGAAATACCCGCCAGAGGATAATGGTTTTATTATTGTGGAGGGAAATAATTGGAATGCAGGAGTGATCGGGATTGTGGCATCACGCCTTGTGGACCGTTTTTACCGACCAACCATCGTGCTTAGCCTTGATGAGGATAAAGGGTTGGCAAAAGGTTCTGCGCGTTCCATTGCCGGATTTGATCTCTTTGAAAACCTTTCGGAATGCCGGGATATTTTGCCTCATTTCGGTGGACATCCAATGGCGGCCGGAATGACGTTGAAAATAGAAGATGTAAATGAGCTCAGACAAAGAATGAATCAAAAGGCGTTAGAAATTCTGACAGATGAAGATTTCACTCCTATTACGGACGTTGATATTGAATGCAAAGTGGAAGAGGTAACACTTGCAACAATAGAGCAGTTGGAAATGCTTGCTCCATTCGGAGTGTCCAATCCAAAACCAAAAGTGCTGGTAAAAGGTGTCTTGCCACAACAAATTCGCCAAATCGGAAACAAAAGCAATCATTTGAAACTGGTCATTGAACAGGATGGCAGTTCACTAGATTGTGTAGGCTTTGGCTTTGGAGAAACGTATCATCACGTCTCCCCTGGGGCATCTCTTGACGTTTTGGGAGAACTCTCTATCAATGAATGGAACAATTTCCGCAAGCCTCAACTTTTTTTGAAAGATATCAGAGTGACAGATTGGCAGCTTTTTGATATCCGTTCCATTAAACAGTTAAATCAAACGCTAAATGGAATAGATAAAACAAAACTCCACATCCTATATTTTAATGAATCTACTTTGGAAGAAATTAATCTGCATGCTGATTTACGACCATATGCAAATATGGTAACAAATGATACTAAAGAAGATTTGACAGGAAAGTATGTTGTCATACTGGATATCCCTTCTGAAGAAGCGCTCCTATCAAATTTATTAGAAAATAGTACGCCTGAGCGAATCTATGCGTCCTTTTATCAAAAGGAGAACCATTTCTTTTCTACCATCCCGACGAGAGAGCACTTTAAATGGTTTTACGCATTACTTGCTAAAAAAGGTTCCTTTGACCTCAGAAAGCATGCAGAAGATATCGCCAAACACCGAGGCTGGTCAAAAGAAACAGTGGATTTCATATCACAGGTGTTTTTTGACTTAGAATTTGTTACAATAGACAAGGGTTTTATCGCATTAAACCATGCAGCGAAAAAAAGGGACTTTGAAGAGTCTCCAACTTATCGTAAAAAGCAACAGCAAGTGATGCTTGAAAACTTGTTTTTATATTCTTCATATAAACAATTAAAAGTGTGGTTTGATCAGCATCTAACCAAGCAATGCACTGTTCATTCATAG
- a CDS encoding LapA family protein yields MKTQWYLLAGVLFTIVVAIFAVLNVAPVEVNYLFGTAEWPLVLVILFSTLMGIVIAGSIGIYQVVKVKRQMQQKHKGVSGEQAGVEPVVEDKDKNTVETVGERRRSR; encoded by the coding sequence ATGAAGACGCAATGGTATCTATTGGCGGGAGTTCTTTTCACCATCGTTGTAGCCATTTTCGCAGTATTAAATGTGGCACCTGTTGAGGTGAACTATTTATTCGGCACAGCGGAATGGCCGTTGGTGTTAGTCATATTATTTTCGACTTTGATGGGCATTGTTATTGCCGGGTCTATTGGAATTTATCAGGTGGTTAAGGTTAAACGGCAGATGCAGCAGAAGCATAAAGGAGTTTCTGGGGAACAGGCTGGAGTAGAGCCGGTGGTTGAGGATAAGGATAAGAATACGGTGGAAACAGTTGGGGAGAGACGCAGGTCGCGGTAG